Proteins co-encoded in one Opitutus terrae PB90-1 genomic window:
- a CDS encoding sugar isomerase domain-containing protein, translating to MSLSENYFTRANEMLARAWTSNAPTIAKLAPLIGRSVAQGGVLHTFGSGHSELIAREIIGRAGGLVCVNGIMDPTAGFVENLVGYGTRLIERHDRQYQLLSGETIIVISNSGKNSSPIEIALYAKKKGLTVVGLTALSMSTTYATVHPDGRKLHEVADYVLDNTGVPGDAIVEVQDGIKAGPTSTLIGCSLLNWLMLAVIEWLKTNGHPLPILRSQNVPGAIEHNRALAERYKSRLSRQLA from the coding sequence ATGTCGCTCTCCGAAAACTATTTCACCCGCGCCAACGAAATGCTCGCCCGCGCTTGGACGAGCAACGCGCCGACGATCGCGAAGCTCGCGCCGCTCATCGGCCGCTCCGTGGCGCAGGGTGGCGTGCTGCACACGTTCGGCAGCGGCCACAGCGAGCTGATCGCCCGCGAAATCATCGGCCGCGCCGGCGGGCTGGTCTGCGTCAACGGCATCATGGATCCCACCGCCGGTTTCGTGGAGAATCTCGTCGGCTACGGCACCCGGCTCATCGAGCGCCACGATCGCCAATACCAGCTCCTGTCTGGTGAAACGATCATCGTCATTTCCAACTCCGGCAAAAACTCCTCCCCGATTGAGATCGCCCTCTACGCGAAGAAGAAGGGCCTGACCGTCGTCGGTCTTACCGCGCTCTCGATGTCGACCACCTACGCCACGGTGCACCCGGATGGACGGAAACTGCACGAGGTCGCGGACTACGTGCTCGACAACACGGGTGTGCCGGGCGACGCGATCGTCGAGGTGCAGGATGGCATCAAAGCGGGTCCCACCTCGACGCTGATCGGCTGCTCGCTGCTGAACTGGCTGATGCTCGCCGTGATCGAGTGGCTCAAGACCAACGGTCATCCGCTGCCGATCCTGCGCAGCCAGAACGTTCCCGGCGCGATTGAACACAACCGCGCGCTCGCCGAGCGCTACAAGTCCCGGCTGAGCCGCCAACTCGCGTAA
- a CDS encoding class I SAM-dependent methyltransferase, with protein MSTPVQRPALIVADRWAEYQLLDCGDGMKQERWGSFSLVRPDPQIVWPRHGVAPGARWENWDGFYHRSDTGGGRWEFRRELPDHWKIGYAPLGLTFKIRPTSFKHTGLFPEQAVNWDWFSEKVRAARKAGREVSVLNLFGYTGAASVAAAKAGASVCHVDAAEGMVKWCRENAALSGLAAAPIRYITDDCLKFARRELKRGRRYDAVIMDPPTYGRGSSGELWRLEDHLWELLLECRALLSEQPLFFLINAYTARLSPTVVANLLAELFDGRPGAISAGEVGLPIQRDGKILPCGIYGRWEDSGSPKPGCC; from the coding sequence ATGTCCACGCCCGTCCAACGCCCCGCCTTGATCGTCGCTGATCGTTGGGCGGAATATCAGCTGCTCGACTGCGGCGACGGGATGAAACAGGAGCGCTGGGGCTCGTTCAGCCTCGTGCGGCCCGACCCGCAAATCGTCTGGCCGCGGCACGGCGTGGCGCCCGGCGCGCGCTGGGAGAACTGGGACGGCTTTTACCACCGCAGCGACACCGGCGGCGGCCGCTGGGAGTTTCGCCGCGAGCTGCCGGATCACTGGAAAATCGGCTACGCGCCGCTCGGACTCACCTTCAAGATCCGCCCCACCTCGTTCAAGCACACCGGCTTGTTTCCCGAGCAAGCCGTCAATTGGGATTGGTTTAGCGAAAAGGTCCGCGCCGCGCGCAAGGCGGGTCGTGAAGTTTCCGTGCTGAACCTGTTCGGCTACACCGGTGCCGCCTCCGTGGCCGCCGCGAAGGCCGGCGCCAGCGTCTGCCACGTCGACGCCGCCGAGGGGATGGTCAAGTGGTGTCGCGAGAACGCCGCGCTCAGCGGATTGGCGGCGGCGCCGATCCGCTACATTACCGACGATTGCCTGAAATTCGCCCGCCGTGAACTGAAGCGCGGCCGCCGTTACGATGCGGTCATCATGGACCCGCCCACCTACGGCCGCGGCAGTTCGGGCGAACTCTGGCGGCTTGAAGATCACCTTTGGGAGCTGCTGCTCGAGTGTCGCGCGCTCCTCAGCGAGCAGCCGCTGTTTTTTCTGATTAACGCCTACACCGCACGCCTATCCCCCACCGTCGTGGCCAACCTGCTCGCGGAGCTGTTCGACGGTCGGCCGGGCGCCATTTCCGCCGGCGAAGTGGGGCTGCCAATTCAGCGGGATGGCAAGATCCTGCCCTGCGGCATCTATGGTCGCTGGGAAGATTCTGGCTCCCCCAAACCTGGTTGTTGTTAG
- a CDS encoding DUF481 domain-containing protein, with protein sequence MKPSLRLRRILSVAAAFGLLPAVLSADVVETKNGARIVGTVVKIDDGAVLVKTDYAGDLAIKQSEVTGITTDQPVSVRLASGTVLSGTVTSEGSALRITGADGQLTTSVDKVAATWQAGDEDPQTAALRRHWTYEAAVDITGKTGNKEQIGTAVSARAVLKTPQDTLQFYTAYDRQVADGQKAADQFKAGVDYQNNFAGRKSWYVRDEGGFDRVKDIDLYNIAAFGLGYDFIKEPKHTLTGRAGISYRYEGYGDPVAEDVSSAGLDLGVNHEWEFTNSKLVNRVAFVPTFEDFGNYRLTHESFYEIPLAAPEWKLRIGVSNDYNSQPGPGVERLDTAYFTRLVLNWQ encoded by the coding sequence ATGAAACCTTCCCTTCGTTTGCGCCGGATTCTGTCCGTTGCGGCCGCTTTCGGCCTGTTGCCCGCCGTCCTTTCCGCGGACGTCGTTGAAACCAAAAATGGTGCCCGCATCGTCGGCACCGTCGTGAAGATCGACGACGGAGCCGTGCTGGTGAAAACCGACTACGCGGGCGATCTCGCGATCAAGCAGAGTGAGGTGACGGGGATTACCACGGACCAGCCGGTGTCGGTGCGTCTCGCGAGCGGCACGGTGCTGAGCGGGACCGTCACGAGCGAGGGCAGCGCGCTGCGAATCACCGGCGCCGATGGCCAGCTGACCACGAGTGTCGACAAGGTCGCCGCCACGTGGCAGGCCGGGGACGAGGATCCGCAAACGGCCGCGCTTCGCCGGCACTGGACCTATGAGGCGGCAGTGGACATCACCGGCAAGACCGGCAACAAGGAGCAGATCGGCACGGCGGTGAGCGCGCGCGCGGTGCTGAAGACGCCGCAGGACACGCTGCAGTTCTACACCGCGTATGACCGGCAGGTAGCCGACGGCCAGAAAGCGGCCGATCAGTTCAAGGCGGGCGTCGATTACCAGAACAATTTCGCCGGGCGCAAATCGTGGTATGTGCGCGACGAAGGCGGATTCGATCGCGTGAAGGACATCGATCTCTACAACATCGCCGCGTTCGGCCTGGGCTACGATTTCATCAAGGAGCCGAAGCACACGCTGACAGGTCGCGCGGGTATTTCCTACCGGTATGAAGGCTATGGCGACCCGGTGGCAGAGGACGTCAGCAGCGCCGGTCTCGATCTCGGCGTCAATCACGAGTGGGAGTTCACGAATTCCAAGCTGGTGAACCGGGTGGCCTTCGTGCCGACGTTCGAGGATTTCGGCAACTACCGGCTGACGCACGAGTCCTTCTACGAAATCCCGCTGGCCGCGCCGGAGTGGAAGCTGCGGATCGGCGTCAGCAACGATTACAACAGCCAGCCGGGCCCCGGCGTGGAGCGGCTCGACACCGCATATTTCACCCGGCTGGTGCTGAACTGGCAGTGA
- a CDS encoding FAD-binding and (Fe-S)-binding domain-containing protein — MPSPADFARLAREFAGELHTGRTMRLLYATDASEYQELPAAVALPRTDADVRALVRFANEHRLGLIPRAAGTSLAGQVVGSGIVVDLGRHFSRIVAIDAAGRRARVQPGVVRNELNLALHPHGLLFGPETSTASRAMIGGMVGNNSCGSNSLVYGSVRDHLVSARGFLSDGSEVTFGPLTPVEFAAKCAAPDSLETRIYRRVGELLGRAKNRRLIREHFPKAEVVRRNTGYALDALADCAVFDPASPRPFNLCRLLAGSEGTLFLGVEFELDCDPLPPPGALMCAHFASVQEALRAMLHALRHRPSAAELIDRHVLECTKENLEQARNRFFVQGDPGAILVVEIRRDTRADIEAELAGLESELCAAGLGYAFPVLWGDDVQRVWELRRAGQGIMSNVAGDAKPRENVEDTAVAPADLPDYLREFDELLRGKYGLDCVYYGHAGAGEVHTRPLFNLKTPEGVKLFRSVAADVAALVKKYRGSLSGEHGDGRLRGEFVRFMVGDDCYALMREVKAVFDPAGVLNPGKIIDAPPMDTSLRHGPGEPAPEYETIFDFSAAGGVLRAAEKCNGSADCRKSHLMGGTMCPSYMATRNERDTTRARANMLRHMLTHPRDPAQPWDSDEIAEVMELCISCKGCKSECPSNVDLTRLKAEWQQHYHDARGVKWRTRLVANFSRIMRLAAFAPGLHNTLVTQPVLSRWLKRLVGFAPERSLPELPPMTLRHWYARNLPHPSEDRRRESSATSPALERKSVTGVTKFRGVEARRSVGGSGRRVWLFCDEFTNYQDAAIGIKAVQVLRRLGYEVVIPDHVDSGRAQFSKGFVRAARQLAIRNVELLAPLVSADSPLIGIEPSAILGFRDEYPDLVPAALREAAKRLARHALLFEEFIAREAEAGRIACEAFTTAARTVLLHVHCHQKALSSLTPAMAALQLPANYRVRTIPSGCCGMAGAFGYEQEHFALSQQIGELVLFPAVRAAASDTIIAAAGTSCRHQIRDGTGRHALHPAEILFDALA; from the coding sequence GTGCCCTCCCCTGCCGATTTTGCCCGACTGGCGCGCGAGTTTGCCGGCGAACTGCACACCGGCCGGACGATGCGGCTGCTCTACGCGACGGACGCATCGGAGTATCAGGAACTGCCGGCGGCAGTGGCGTTGCCGCGGACCGACGCGGATGTGCGCGCGCTCGTCCGTTTTGCGAACGAGCATCGGCTCGGGCTGATCCCGCGCGCAGCGGGCACGTCACTCGCGGGCCAGGTGGTGGGCAGCGGCATCGTTGTCGACCTCGGCCGGCACTTTAGCCGGATCGTCGCGATCGACGCCGCGGGGCGGCGTGCGCGGGTGCAGCCGGGCGTCGTGCGCAACGAATTGAATCTCGCGCTCCATCCGCACGGGCTGCTGTTCGGTCCCGAGACCTCGACGGCGAGCCGCGCGATGATCGGCGGCATGGTCGGCAACAACTCCTGCGGCTCCAACTCGCTCGTCTACGGTTCGGTCCGCGATCACCTCGTGAGCGCGCGGGGATTTCTGAGCGATGGCAGCGAGGTGACGTTCGGTCCGCTCACCCCGGTCGAGTTTGCGGCGAAATGCGCCGCGCCCGACTCGCTCGAAACGCGGATCTACCGTCGCGTGGGGGAACTCCTCGGTAGGGCGAAAAACCGCCGGCTGATTCGGGAGCATTTTCCAAAGGCGGAAGTGGTGCGGCGCAATACCGGTTACGCGCTGGATGCGCTGGCGGACTGCGCGGTGTTCGATCCGGCGTCGCCGCGGCCGTTCAACCTGTGCCGGCTGCTCGCGGGGTCCGAGGGCACGCTGTTTCTCGGCGTGGAGTTCGAGCTGGATTGCGATCCGCTGCCGCCGCCCGGTGCGCTGATGTGCGCGCACTTTGCGAGCGTGCAGGAAGCGTTGCGGGCGATGTTGCATGCGTTGCGGCACCGGCCGAGCGCGGCGGAGCTCATCGACCGTCACGTGCTCGAGTGCACGAAGGAAAATCTCGAGCAGGCACGCAACCGCTTCTTCGTGCAGGGTGACCCCGGCGCGATCCTCGTCGTGGAAATCCGGCGCGACACGCGCGCGGACATCGAAGCGGAGCTGGCGGGGTTGGAAAGTGAGCTGTGCGCGGCGGGGCTCGGCTACGCGTTTCCCGTGCTATGGGGTGACGACGTGCAGCGAGTCTGGGAGCTGCGGCGCGCCGGACAGGGCATCATGAGCAACGTCGCCGGCGACGCCAAGCCGCGCGAGAACGTCGAGGACACGGCCGTGGCGCCGGCCGATCTGCCGGACTATCTGCGTGAGTTCGACGAGTTGCTGCGCGGGAAGTATGGACTCGACTGTGTTTACTACGGGCACGCTGGCGCAGGCGAGGTACACACGCGGCCGCTGTTCAACCTGAAGACGCCGGAGGGCGTGAAGCTTTTCCGCAGCGTGGCGGCGGACGTGGCGGCGCTGGTGAAGAAGTATCGTGGCTCGCTTAGCGGCGAGCACGGCGACGGCCGGTTGCGTGGGGAATTCGTGCGGTTCATGGTCGGCGACGACTGCTATGCGCTGATGCGCGAAGTGAAGGCGGTGTTCGATCCCGCGGGCGTGCTGAACCCGGGCAAGATCATCGATGCGCCGCCGATGGACACGTCGCTGCGCCACGGCCCCGGCGAGCCGGCGCCAGAGTATGAAACGATCTTCGACTTCAGCGCCGCGGGCGGCGTGCTGCGCGCGGCGGAGAAATGCAACGGCTCGGCCGATTGCCGGAAGTCGCACCTGATGGGCGGCACGATGTGTCCCAGCTACATGGCGACGCGCAACGAACGCGATACGACCCGGGCGCGCGCGAATATGCTACGGCACATGCTTACGCATCCGCGCGATCCAGCGCAGCCGTGGGACAGCGACGAGATTGCCGAGGTGATGGAGCTCTGCATTTCCTGCAAGGGCTGCAAATCGGAGTGCCCGTCAAACGTGGACCTCACGCGGTTGAAGGCGGAGTGGCAGCAACACTACCACGATGCGCGGGGCGTGAAGTGGCGAACGCGGCTCGTCGCGAATTTTTCCCGGATCATGCGGCTGGCGGCGTTCGCGCCGGGATTGCACAACACGCTTGTGACGCAGCCGGTGCTCAGTCGCTGGCTCAAGCGATTGGTCGGCTTTGCGCCGGAGCGCAGCCTCCCCGAGCTGCCGCCGATGACGCTGCGGCACTGGTATGCGCGGAATCTCCCTCATCCTTCCGAGGATCGACGACGTGAGTCGTCCGCTACTTCGCCCGCGCTCGAACGAAAAAGTGTAACAGGTGTCACAAAGTTTCGCGGGGTCGAGGCGAGGCGAAGCGTGGGTGGTTCCGGGCGGCGGGTTTGGCTGTTTTGCGACGAGTTCACGAATTACCAGGACGCGGCGATCGGAATAAAGGCCGTGCAGGTGCTGCGTCGGCTCGGCTACGAAGTCGTCATCCCCGATCACGTGGACAGCGGGCGCGCGCAGTTTTCAAAGGGCTTCGTCCGCGCGGCGCGCCAGCTGGCGATCCGCAACGTCGAGCTTCTCGCGCCGCTCGTGAGCGCCGACAGCCCGCTGATCGGGATCGAGCCGTCAGCCATCCTCGGTTTTCGCGACGAGTATCCGGACCTCGTGCCGGCGGCGCTGCGCGAGGCGGCAAAGCGACTGGCGCGGCATGCGTTGCTCTTCGAGGAGTTCATCGCGCGCGAGGCCGAGGCGGGCCGGATTGCGTGCGAGGCGTTCACCACCGCGGCGCGCACGGTCCTGCTGCACGTGCACTGTCATCAAAAGGCGCTTTCGTCCCTCACGCCGGCGATGGCTGCGCTGCAGTTGCCGGCGAACTATCGCGTGCGGACGATTCCGTCCGGCTGTTGCGGCATGGCGGGCGCGTTCGGTTATGAGCAGGAACACTTCGCGCTCTCGCAGCAGATCGGCGAGCTCGTGCTGTTTCCCGCGGTGCGCGCCGCCGCGTCCGACACGATCATCGCGGCCGCCGGCACGAGCTGCCGGCATCAAATCCGGGATGGCACCGGGCGCCACGCGCTGCACCCGGCGGAAATCCTCTTCGACGCGCTGGCCTGA
- a CDS encoding cytochrome b/b6 domain-containing protein, which produces MVRSSPDRAPAAVYPRGAAALPKTAAFRLAFGLTLALAGGTGRLAAADEPAPQSSASCLECHSDETLTERRPDGTKVSLFVSADKVGASVHGSLECVDCHEGIDGEASPHRKQRVAVDCFSCHDDTAPKHKFHSRLQLDPRPEGKDTSCTECHGTHEVQRVKSRDFAMSKPRLTEGCGQCHAQARDHFVASAHARPAGNANPPLNCLTCHKDPLIAAKEPASIAEQKLAQAKLCESCHVEKPDVASQVLRQTKFVASFDQSVHGAALHAGKQEAATCVDCHGAHEMNRAITTGARMNKQHQSATCAKCHEEQARDFDSSVHAAALRKGNADSAVCTDCHGEHDIRGHKDPTSPVHASNVAQQVCASCHDSLRLTQKYGLSSQTFQTFSDSYHGLAARGGAVEVVNCASCHSAHAIKSSLDPTSTIHKSNLARTCGECHPGANKRFAVGAVHVSPQTADANDANARVLYWVATIYVWMIVLIVGGMALHNLLDFFKKIRRKLAIQKGLIEPEHVAHRLYLRMTAHERFQHGALVISFVLLVVTGFMLRYPEAWWVVGIRNLSARAFEWRSLIHRIAGVVMLVAGVWHVGYLALSPAGRSLLRDLLPRWRDVTDPWKVLRYNLGLSPTKPEFPRFSYIEKAEYWALVWGTLLMGVTGMILWFDNTSMGLITKLGFDVSRAIHFYEAILATLAIIVWHFYFVIFNPDVYPMNLAWLTGRMSEEELLEEHPLQLADLKAAEAAQKNSPATPPENPPPPAAS; this is translated from the coding sequence ATGGTTCGATCATCCCCTGATCGGGCGCCAGCTGCCGTCTACCCCCGCGGCGCAGCGGCTCTGCCCAAGACTGCTGCATTTCGTCTCGCCTTCGGCCTCACGCTCGCTCTCGCGGGCGGTACCGGCCGGCTTGCGGCCGCGGACGAACCCGCCCCGCAGTCGAGCGCCAGCTGCCTCGAGTGCCACTCCGACGAAACGCTCACCGAACGCCGGCCCGACGGCACCAAGGTTTCCCTCTTTGTTTCCGCGGACAAAGTCGGCGCCTCGGTCCACGGTTCGCTCGAATGCGTCGACTGCCACGAGGGCATCGACGGCGAGGCCTCACCGCATCGCAAGCAGCGCGTCGCGGTGGATTGCTTCTCCTGCCACGACGATACCGCGCCGAAGCACAAGTTTCACTCGCGGCTGCAGCTGGACCCGCGCCCCGAGGGCAAGGACACGTCGTGCACGGAATGCCACGGCACGCACGAGGTGCAGCGCGTGAAGTCGCGCGACTTCGCGATGTCGAAGCCCCGGCTGACCGAAGGCTGCGGTCAGTGCCACGCGCAGGCCCGCGACCACTTCGTCGCCTCGGCGCACGCCCGGCCCGCCGGCAACGCCAACCCGCCGCTCAACTGTCTCACTTGCCACAAGGATCCGCTGATCGCCGCGAAGGAACCGGCATCCATCGCGGAACAAAAACTCGCCCAAGCCAAGCTCTGCGAATCGTGCCACGTCGAGAAACCCGATGTCGCCAGCCAGGTGCTCCGGCAGACGAAGTTCGTGGCGTCCTTCGACCAGAGCGTGCACGGTGCCGCGCTCCACGCTGGCAAACAGGAAGCCGCCACCTGCGTCGACTGCCACGGCGCGCACGAGATGAATCGCGCGATCACTACCGGCGCGCGGATGAACAAACAGCACCAGTCGGCCACCTGCGCCAAGTGCCACGAGGAGCAGGCGCGCGATTTCGATTCGAGCGTGCACGCCGCCGCCTTGCGCAAGGGCAACGCCGACTCCGCCGTCTGCACCGACTGCCATGGCGAACACGACATCCGCGGCCACAAGGATCCGACCTCGCCGGTGCACGCGAGCAATGTCGCCCAGCAGGTCTGCGCCAGCTGCCATGACTCACTCCGGCTCACGCAGAAATACGGGCTCTCGTCCCAAACCTTCCAGACGTTCTCCGACAGTTACCACGGCTTGGCTGCGCGTGGTGGCGCCGTCGAGGTGGTGAACTGTGCCAGCTGTCACAGCGCGCACGCGATCAAGTCCTCGCTCGATCCGACCTCGACGATTCACAAGTCCAATCTCGCGCGCACCTGCGGCGAGTGTCACCCCGGCGCAAACAAGCGCTTCGCCGTCGGCGCCGTGCACGTCAGTCCCCAGACCGCCGATGCGAACGACGCTAACGCCCGCGTGCTCTACTGGGTCGCAACCATCTACGTGTGGATGATCGTGCTGATCGTCGGCGGCATGGCGCTGCACAACCTGCTCGACTTCTTCAAAAAGATCCGGCGCAAGCTCGCGATCCAGAAAGGGCTCATCGAGCCCGAGCACGTCGCGCACCGGCTCTATCTGCGCATGACGGCCCACGAACGGTTTCAGCACGGCGCGCTCGTCATCAGCTTCGTCCTGCTGGTGGTCACCGGCTTCATGCTGCGCTATCCCGAAGCGTGGTGGGTCGTGGGCATCCGCAACCTCAGCGCGCGCGCCTTCGAGTGGCGCAGCCTGATTCATCGGATCGCCGGCGTGGTGATGCTGGTCGCCGGCGTGTGGCACGTGGGTTATCTCGCGTTGTCGCCCGCGGGCCGTTCGCTCCTCCGCGATCTGCTGCCGCGCTGGCGCGACGTCACCGATCCCTGGAAGGTGCTGCGCTACAATCTCGGACTAAGCCCGACGAAGCCGGAGTTCCCACGGTTCAGCTACATCGAGAAAGCCGAGTATTGGGCGCTCGTCTGGGGCACCCTGCTGATGGGCGTGACCGGCATGATCCTGTGGTTCGATAACACTTCGATGGGCCTGATCACCAAGCTCGGCTTCGACGTCTCGCGCGCGATTCACTTCTACGAGGCGATCCTCGCGACGCTGGCGATCATTGTCTGGCATTTCTACTTCGTGATCTTCAACCCGGACGTTTATCCGATGAACCTCGCCTGGCTCACCGGCCGGATGTCCGAGGAGGAGCTGCTCGAGGAGCATCCGCTCCAACTCGCCGACCTCAAGGCGGCCGAAGCCGCGCAGAAGAATTCTCCCGCAACGCCGCCGGAAAATCCGCCGCCACCCGCGGCGTCCTGA
- a CDS encoding MarC family protein, whose translation MREFAGQFLQAFIPLFVAIDPIGLAAIFLALGTGVPLEQRRRIARQAAWTGGGVALLFLLLGQTIFGALGITASDFQIAGGLILFIIAARDIMHSAAEAPAKLADDFGVVPLGMPLIAGPASITTLILLAQTVGVWISLAALAVNLVLIVLAFAYSDKLGRLIGATGMRAISKIISLLLAAIAVNMIRQGVA comes from the coding sequence ATGCGAGAGTTTGCCGGTCAATTTCTTCAAGCCTTCATCCCCTTGTTCGTCGCCATCGATCCGATCGGGTTGGCGGCGATCTTTCTCGCGCTGGGCACGGGCGTTCCGCTGGAACAGCGGCGGCGGATCGCGCGGCAGGCGGCCTGGACCGGTGGCGGCGTGGCGCTGCTGTTCCTGTTGCTGGGGCAGACGATTTTCGGCGCGCTGGGCATCACCGCGAGCGACTTCCAAATCGCGGGTGGTCTGATCCTATTCATCATCGCGGCGCGCGACATCATGCATTCGGCGGCCGAGGCGCCGGCGAAGCTCGCTGACGATTTCGGCGTGGTGCCGCTCGGGATGCCGCTGATCGCCGGTCCGGCGTCGATTACCACGCTGATCCTGCTGGCGCAGACGGTCGGCGTGTGGATTTCGCTGGCGGCGCTGGCGGTGAATCTCGTGCTGATCGTGCTGGCGTTCGCTTACAGCGACAAGCTGGGCCGGCTGATCGGCGCGACCGGGATGCGGGCGATTTCGAAAATCATCTCGCTCCTGCTCGCCGCGATCGCGGTGAACATGATCCGGCAGGGCGTGGCGTAG
- a CDS encoding M20 family metallopeptidase, whose product MALSTYIDQQSERLLATLRRLVAVRTVNPPGENYDTITALLTAELDAAGLTARRFRVPPALMRRFLPPEQHSFPRFNVLGKLRTPGARKTLHFNAHYDVVPVSGAWRHGDPFSGKVERGWIYGRGTSDMKGSMASLLLALRALRATGTRPAMNVEVSFTADEETDSELGAGWLVRHAPIKPDYAIVMEGGEGGHIGCGHNGVVWLEVTVQGRAAHGSQPEDGINAFEKMSALVLALESYKRTLARRTFVTPEGRMMRATINVGGVFSAGPGGKINTVPAEARFSIDRRVLATEDHAKAERELRAFLAAAARKIPQCRISIAKVSENFACFTSPRHPFFAAMAHSVGRVRQEEPSFHVSTGFNDMHFFVHHLKIPTIGYGPGGKNYHAVDERASVRDLLNTAKIYADLLTNFAG is encoded by the coding sequence ATGGCCCTTTCCACCTACATCGATCAGCAGAGCGAGCGGTTGCTTGCAACGCTGCGCCGGCTGGTGGCCGTCCGCACGGTCAATCCACCCGGGGAAAACTATGACACGATCACCGCACTGCTCACGGCCGAGCTCGACGCCGCCGGGCTGACCGCGCGCCGGTTCCGGGTTCCGCCGGCGTTGATGCGCCGGTTCCTGCCACCGGAGCAGCACTCATTTCCGCGGTTCAACGTACTCGGCAAGCTGCGCACGCCCGGCGCGCGGAAGACACTCCATTTCAACGCGCACTACGATGTCGTGCCCGTCTCGGGCGCGTGGCGGCACGGCGATCCGTTCAGCGGGAAGGTTGAGCGCGGTTGGATTTATGGCCGCGGCACATCGGACATGAAAGGTTCGATGGCCAGCTTGCTGCTCGCGTTGCGCGCGCTGCGGGCGACGGGCACTCGGCCCGCAATGAATGTGGAGGTGTCCTTCACCGCCGACGAGGAAACCGATTCCGAGCTCGGCGCCGGCTGGCTGGTGCGCCACGCACCGATCAAGCCCGATTACGCGATCGTGATGGAGGGTGGGGAAGGCGGCCACATCGGCTGCGGCCACAACGGCGTGGTCTGGCTCGAGGTCACCGTCCAGGGCCGCGCCGCGCACGGCTCGCAACCCGAGGATGGCATCAACGCGTTCGAGAAAATGTCTGCGCTGGTGCTCGCCCTCGAATCCTACAAACGCACGCTCGCCCGCCGCACGTTCGTCACGCCGGAGGGGCGGATGATGCGCGCGACGATCAACGTGGGTGGCGTCTTCTCCGCCGGTCCGGGCGGGAAGATCAACACCGTGCCCGCCGAGGCGCGGTTCTCGATCGACCGGCGGGTGCTCGCTACCGAGGATCACGCGAAAGCCGAGCGCGAGTTGCGGGCGTTCCTTGCCGCGGCCGCGCGCAAAATCCCGCAGTGCCGAATCAGCATCGCCAAGGTCTCGGAGAACTTCGCGTGCTTCACCTCGCCCAGGCACCCGTTCTTCGCGGCGATGGCCCACAGTGTCGGCCGCGTGCGCCAGGAGGAACCCTCGTTTCACGTTTCCACCGGATTCAACGACATGCACTTTTTTGTGCATCACCTGAAGATCCCGACGATCGGCTACGGACCCGGTGGCAAGAACTATCACGCGGTCGACGAGCGCGCGTCGGTGCGCGACTTGCTGAACACCGCCAAGATTTACGCCGATCTGCTGACGAATTTCGCCGGCTGA
- the pdxH gene encoding pyridoxamine 5'-phosphate oxidase, giving the protein MSLADLRKDYCLAGLAEKDLSRDPFRQFEKWFQEAEAAKTIEPNAMTLCTATREGRPSARTVLLKGVDGRGFVFFTNYSSRKGRELELSPYVSLVFPWLALERQVIVEGTATKVSREESEAYFHSRPLPSQLSAWASPQSSIVSGRRALDEAMKEVERKYAGQVVPVPPHWGGYRVNPETVEFWQGRRSRLHDRLRYRRESDGGWVIERLAP; this is encoded by the coding sequence ATGTCCCTGGCTGATTTGCGCAAAGACTACTGTCTCGCCGGCCTCGCCGAGAAGGATCTCTCGCGCGATCCGTTCCGGCAGTTTGAGAAATGGTTCCAGGAGGCGGAGGCGGCGAAAACCATTGAACCGAACGCGATGACCCTGTGCACCGCGACGCGCGAGGGCCGGCCGTCGGCGCGCACGGTGTTGCTCAAGGGCGTGGACGGCCGCGGATTCGTTTTCTTCACCAACTACAGCAGTCGCAAGGGCCGCGAGCTCGAGCTGAGCCCGTACGTGAGCCTCGTCTTTCCGTGGCTGGCGCTGGAGCGGCAGGTGATCGTCGAAGGCACCGCGACGAAAGTATCGCGCGAAGAATCGGAGGCGTATTTTCACAGCCGGCCGCTGCCGAGCCAGTTGTCAGCCTGGGCGTCGCCACAAAGTTCGATCGTCTCGGGGCGGCGGGCCCTCGACGAGGCGATGAAGGAGGTCGAGCGAAAATACGCCGGCCAAGTCGTGCCAGTGCCGCCGCATTGGGGCGGTTACCGCGTGAATCCCGAGACGGTGGAATTCTGGCAGGGGCGGCGCAGTCGCTTGCATGACCGCCTGCGTTATCGGCGCGAGAGCGACGGTGGCTGGGTGATCGAACGGCTGGCGCCGTGA